Proteins encoded in a region of the Paramagnetospirillum magneticum AMB-1 genome:
- a CDS encoding peptidase domain-containing ABC transporter, with the protein MSTEKTSWLKTVIEPLRPVMRELLAASLFINLMALAVPIFVMQVYDRVIGHNGTATLKGLVIGVGVLMAFDWIIRTSRGRIMQTAALRIDVEIGTKLFDKIMHLPLRTLESRPASFWQTLFRDVDSIRNTVSGSTAVLLTDLPFVLIFLGVIFIIGRPLALVFVVLFVAFLVLAWRSGGAMKESTGKEKNVQQARDGLVAEIIAGRATVKAVALDRAIRPIWEEKQAGAIEQSIQRGAVNDEYVNLGQMLTMLGSVALTTVGAVFIMDHDLTMGALVACNMLSSRLYGPINQLVGAWKSFSSFRQSVDRLGEVFAESEERRHSAIERERPSGLITLEDISFAYDQKSQAAASIDRLEIHPGGITAVLGRNGSGKTTLLKIILGLYHPAKGRVLLDGADIAQFTRAELAGWMGYVPQECVLFNASIRDNIVYGAPGASDEDILEAAKVAGVHQYIIDLPDGYGTSIGEAGSRLSAGQRQRIAIARALLGNPPVLLLDEPSASLDRQAEEDLRTTLAELGKTRTVIIVTHSPVLLPICRDVVVLDKGCVAAAGPAAETLQRLFGARPPQQPPAQPPHPQSAPQPAPHVVSQPAAPLGGGVRIGVGGVS; encoded by the coding sequence ATGAGCACAGAAAAGACATCCTGGCTGAAGACCGTCATCGAGCCCTTGCGCCCCGTGATGCGCGAACTGCTGGCCGCCTCGCTGTTCATCAACCTGATGGCGCTGGCCGTTCCTATTTTCGTGATGCAGGTCTACGACCGGGTGATCGGCCATAACGGCACCGCGACCCTGAAGGGCCTGGTGATCGGCGTCGGCGTGCTGATGGCTTTCGACTGGATCATCCGCACCTCGCGCGGGCGGATCATGCAGACGGCGGCGCTGCGCATCGACGTGGAAATCGGCACCAAGCTGTTCGACAAGATCATGCACCTGCCGCTGCGCACCCTGGAGAGCCGCCCGGCCTCGTTCTGGCAGACCCTGTTCCGCGACGTGGATTCCATCCGCAACACGGTGTCGGGCTCGACGGCGGTGCTGCTCACCGACCTGCCCTTCGTGCTGATCTTCCTGGGGGTGATCTTCATCATCGGCCGTCCCCTGGCCCTGGTGTTCGTCGTGCTGTTCGTGGCCTTCCTGGTGCTGGCCTGGCGCTCAGGCGGCGCCATGAAGGAAAGCACCGGCAAGGAAAAGAATGTGCAGCAGGCCCGCGACGGGCTGGTGGCCGAGATCATCGCCGGCCGCGCCACGGTCAAGGCCGTGGCCCTGGACCGCGCCATCCGCCCCATCTGGGAGGAGAAGCAGGCCGGCGCCATCGAGCAGTCCATCCAGCGCGGCGCCGTCAACGATGAATACGTCAATCTGGGCCAGATGCTGACCATGCTGGGCAGCGTGGCGCTGACCACGGTGGGCGCGGTGTTCATCATGGACCACGACCTGACCATGGGCGCCCTGGTGGCCTGCAACATGCTGTCGTCGCGACTTTACGGCCCCATCAACCAGCTGGTGGGGGCGTGGAAGAGCTTTTCCTCGTTCCGCCAGTCCGTGGACCGCCTGGGCGAGGTCTTCGCCGAGTCCGAGGAGCGCCGCCACAGCGCCATCGAGCGCGAGCGCCCCAGCGGCCTGATCACCCTGGAGGACATTTCCTTCGCCTATGACCAGAAGTCGCAGGCGGCGGCCTCCATCGACCGGCTGGAGATCCATCCCGGCGGCATCACCGCCGTGCTGGGCCGCAATGGCTCGGGCAAGACCACGCTGCTGAAGATCATCCTCGGCCTCTATCATCCGGCCAAGGGCCGCGTATTGCTCGACGGCGCCGACATCGCCCAGTTCACCCGGGCGGAACTGGCCGGCTGGATGGGCTATGTGCCGCAGGAATGCGTGCTGTTCAACGCCTCGATCCGCGACAACATCGTCTACGGCGCGCCCGGCGCCAGCGACGAGGACATCCTGGAAGCGGCCAAGGTGGCCGGCGTGCACCAGTACATCATCGACCTGCCCGACGGCTACGGCACCTCGATCGGTGAGGCCGGGTCCAGGCTGTCGGCGGGCCAGCGCCAGCGCATCGCCATCGCCCGCGCCCTGCTGGGCAACCCGCCGGTGCTGCTGCTGGACGAGCCCTCGGCCAGCCTGGACCGCCAGGCCGAGGAGGACCTGCGCACCACCCTGGCCGAACTAGGCAAGACCCGCACGGTGATCATCGTCACCCATTCGCCGGTGCTGCTGCCCATCTGCCGCGACGTGGTGGTGCTGGACAAGGGCTGTGTCGCCGCCGCCGGCCCCGCCGCCGAGACGCTGCAACGCCTGTTCGGCGCAAGGCCGCCCCAGCAGCCTCCAGCCCAACCGCCGCACCCGCAATCGGCGCCGCAGCCGGCCCCGCATGTGGTGTCGCAGCCGGCGGCGCCCCTGGGCGGCGGCGTGCGCATCGGCGTGGGAGGCGTGTCGTGA
- a CDS encoding methyl-accepting chemotaxis protein, translating to MRIGKRLWLGFGILCTLIAVVTGTIIFEALGVNKAADRMIGLRMPVAQTSAGIEGHMYASLAALRGYLLTGKDAFKAERAEAWGDLDVLIADMDKLALRFTNSANQQAWKDARTLLLELKAAQAKAEGLGQGEEAIKVLVTEAVPRVTRLVTVFSGEKAADGKRSGGMIDNQKRMLETDATEVEGLVNTMITVAVGALIAGLLIALVTALRTAASIVPPLVAMTGAMDSLSKGDTSVAIPAASTADEVGEMAAAMEVFRANLIHQRELEEKQKQADEAARQRALRIASLTTTFDNAASAMVQQVAAAAGQLQATAGAMSATAQQTSHQATSVAAASEEASVNVQTVAAAAEELSGSINEIGRQVAHSSAISQDAVGEATKAADVVNELADTAQKIGEVVSLITDIASQTNLLALNATIEAARAGEAGKGFAVVANEVKNLANQTARATDDIGRQIAAIQDQTQRVVDTIGAIVKVIEEIGHISGDVAASVEEQSAATQEIARNVEQAAAGTAEVSGNVVQVQDAADQTGTSSREVLEASRTLAEQSGNLRSTIEAFLKDVRAA from the coding sequence ATGAGGATCGGTAAGCGGTTGTGGTTGGGCTTCGGCATTTTGTGCACCCTGATCGCGGTGGTGACCGGCACCATCATTTTCGAGGCCCTGGGCGTCAACAAGGCCGCTGACCGCATGATCGGCCTGCGCATGCCGGTGGCCCAGACCAGCGCCGGCATCGAGGGGCACATGTATGCCTCCCTGGCGGCGCTGCGCGGCTATCTGCTGACCGGCAAGGATGCCTTCAAGGCCGAGCGCGCCGAGGCCTGGGGTGATCTCGACGTTCTGATCGCCGACATGGACAAGCTGGCGCTCCGTTTCACCAACTCCGCCAACCAGCAGGCCTGGAAGGATGCCCGGACGCTGCTGCTGGAACTCAAGGCCGCCCAGGCCAAGGCCGAGGGGCTGGGCCAGGGTGAGGAAGCGATCAAGGTCCTGGTGACCGAGGCCGTGCCCCGCGTCACCCGGCTGGTGACCGTGTTCTCGGGCGAAAAGGCGGCGGACGGCAAGCGCTCCGGGGGAATGATCGACAACCAGAAGCGGATGCTGGAGACCGACGCCACCGAGGTCGAGGGGCTGGTCAACACCATGATCACCGTGGCGGTGGGCGCCCTCATCGCCGGTCTGCTCATCGCCCTGGTCACCGCGCTGCGCACCGCCGCGTCCATCGTGCCGCCGCTGGTGGCCATGACCGGCGCCATGGACAGCCTGTCCAAGGGCGACACCTCTGTGGCGATTCCCGCCGCCAGCACCGCCGACGAGGTCGGCGAAATGGCCGCCGCCATGGAAGTCTTCCGCGCCAACCTGATTCACCAGCGCGAGTTGGAGGAAAAGCAGAAGCAGGCCGACGAGGCCGCCCGCCAGCGGGCCTTGCGCATCGCCAGCCTGACCACCACCTTCGATAACGCCGCCAGCGCCATGGTGCAGCAGGTGGCCGCCGCCGCCGGTCAGCTGCAGGCCACCGCCGGCGCCATGAGCGCCACCGCCCAACAGACCAGCCATCAGGCCACCTCGGTGGCCGCCGCGTCCGAGGAGGCTTCGGTCAACGTCCAGACCGTGGCCGCCGCCGCCGAGGAATTGTCGGGCTCCATCAACGAAATCGGCCGCCAGGTGGCCCATTCCTCGGCCATCTCGCAAGATGCGGTGGGCGAGGCCACCAAAGCCGCCGATGTGGTCAACGAACTGGCCGACACCGCCCAGAAGATCGGCGAGGTGGTCAGCCTGATCACCGACATCGCGTCGCAGACCAACCTTCTGGCGCTGAATGCCACCATCGAGGCGGCACGGGCCGGCGAGGCGGGCAAGGGCTTCGCCGTGGTCGCCAACGAGGTCAAGAACCTCGCCAACCAGACGGCGCGGGCCACCGACGATATCGGCCGCCAGATCGCCGCCATCCAGGATCAGACCCAGCGGGTGGTCGACACCATCGGCGCCATCGTCAAGGTCATCGAGGAGATCGGCCATATTTCCGGCGACGTGGCCGCCTCGGTGGAGGAGCAAAGCGCCGCCACCCAGGAAATCGCCCGCAACGTGGAACAGGCGGCGGCCGGCACCGCCGAGGTCTCGGGCAACGTGGTCCAGGTCCAGGACGCCGCCGACCAGACCGGCACCTCGTCGCGGGAGGTCCTGGAGGCCTCGCGCACCCTGGCCGAGCAATCGGGAAACCTGCGTTCTACCATCGAGGCATTCCTTAAGGACGTGCGGGCCGCCTGA
- a CDS encoding glutamine amidotransferase has translation MKTCVAIRHVAFEDLGSFQAPLEAAGYAIRYAEAGLDDLAALSEASTDLLVVLGGPIGAYEDGNYPFLAPELRLIEARLRAGRPTIGICLGAQLMARALGARVYSNNGVKEIGWSALDLTGAGLTSPLASLDGVPVLHWHGDTFDLPEGAALLASTAVTRNQAFSWGKAALGLQFHVEATGAGLERWYIGHACEIGSVPGLSVPRLRADAARHAAGLELVAPKVLSAFLSDMM, from the coding sequence ATGAAGACCTGTGTCGCCATTCGCCATGTGGCGTTCGAGGACCTGGGCAGCTTTCAGGCGCCGCTGGAGGCCGCCGGCTATGCCATCCGCTATGCCGAGGCGGGCCTCGATGACCTGGCCGCCCTCTCGGAGGCGTCCACGGACCTGCTGGTGGTCCTGGGCGGCCCCATCGGCGCCTACGAGGACGGCAACTACCCCTTTCTGGCCCCTGAGCTGCGGCTGATCGAGGCGCGGCTGCGGGCCGGGCGTCCCACCATCGGCATCTGCCTGGGAGCCCAACTGATGGCGCGCGCCCTGGGCGCCCGCGTCTATTCCAACAACGGCGTCAAGGAAATCGGCTGGTCGGCCCTGGATCTGACCGGGGCGGGGCTGACGTCGCCCCTGGCGTCCCTGGACGGCGTTCCGGTGCTGCACTGGCACGGCGACACCTTCGACCTGCCCGAGGGCGCCGCGCTGCTGGCCTCCACCGCCGTCACCCGCAACCAGGCGTTTTCCTGGGGCAAGGCCGCTCTGGGCCTGCAATTTCATGTGGAGGCCACCGGGGCAGGGCTGGAGCGCTGGTATATCGGCCATGCCTGTGAGATCGGCTCGGTGCCGGGCCTGTCGGTGCCTCGATTGCGCGCCGACGCGGCCCGTCACGCCGCCGGGCTGGAATTGGTCGCCCCGAAGGTGCTGAGTGCGTTTTTGTCTGATATGATGTAA